A genome region from Erigeron canadensis isolate Cc75 chromosome 3, C_canadensis_v1, whole genome shotgun sequence includes the following:
- the LOC122592814 gene encoding DNA repair protein REV1 has protein sequence MSLDHNTKSGSSSKRSFNSTTNGNNKKNKKSKKEGDGQKTLGMAWGFNSLSNNSRSSFRSSPFTDMGSYMAVKNRKLHEQFDAEASSSSHGGSGSKKPVFYGVSIFVDGYTIPSSQELRGFMLKHGGRFENYFSSKRVTHIICSNLPNSKVKNLRSFSRGLPVVKPAWVLDSVAANKLLSWVPYQLDQVASEANNQPKLSAFLGLRNKLVSGDSVDTNISKVSESAEDVKQPNQESEYFVRDSCDEAEVEDPTCSNNCEKESAEINEVIADTSAVEMHSKCSLCQPSASEGSRCSDIQNIKESLSMVPVSSNKGHSASMDPNFVETYFKNSRLHFIGTWRNRYRKRFPTSSDRLRPSSSISASSTCQRNTIIHVDMDCFFVSVVIRKRPELWDKPVAVCHSDNPRGTSEISSANYPARDHGVRAGIFVRDAKALCPQLLIIPYDFNAYEEVADQFYSILHKRCNKVQAMSCDEAILDITEMEVDDPELLASQIRKEILDTTGCTASAGISDNMLMARLATRSAKPDGQCYLPHEKVNDFLKQLPIKALPGIGRALEEKLKGKHVKTCEELRMISKESLQKNFGKKTGDMLWNYCRGIDNRLVGMIQETKSVGADVNWGVRFKDIKDSQVLLSSLCKEVSLRLHGCGVRGRTITLKVKKRKTDEEPVKYMGCGDCDNLSHSLTVPMATDDVDVLQRITKQLFSHFNVDVQEIRGVGLHVTKLENSDMNKQGNEMGSIRSWLVSASAIEKGNEDTMEQAAQHLHQSRSNSSMGADMSNPESNRGVDMPPLSDLDSEVLESLPPDILSEMNDLYGGKLKSFMSKLKSESIGVGTSSLIPENAEGVRAHPEPGMLDNDGAAPTSQYVGVMPSSLSEVDASVLQQLPEEIRDDILDHLPAHRNQEAPQGLDHLPVQSELMDVSSSNQLWAGNPPQWVEKFKSSDSQILRYFSDIYNGLGSIRDLSSVLLRSVSTMVICNGGSTLDCDDTIGCLCELLKQYIQLKVESDLEEIHKCYRLLKRLSAKSKLFLQVYNTSMPHLQMTVSEKYGGNLLI, from the exons atgagtTTGGATCATAATACAAAATCAGGTTCCAGTTCAAAAAGAAGcttcaattcaacaacaaatggtaataataaaaaaaataagaaaagtaaaaaagaagGGGATGGACAAAAAACCCTAGGAATGGCTTGGGGTTTTAATTCTCTATCCAATAATTCTCGATCATCTTTTCGCAGTTCGCCCTTTACTGATATGGGCAG TTATATGGCAGTGAAAAACAGGAAACTGCATGAGCAGTTTGACGCCGAAGCTTCAAGCTCGTCTCACGGTGGTTCTGGTTCCAAAAAACCTGTTTTTTATGGTGTTTCTATTTTTGTTGATGGATACACCATCCCTTCTAGCCAG GAGTTACGTGGTTTCATGTTAAAGCATGGAGGTCGCTTTGAAAATTACTTTTCGAGCAAGCGTGTTACTCATATAATATGTAGTAATCTTCCTAACAGCAAAGTCAAGAACTTGAG GTCCTTCAGTCGTGGGCTCCCAGTAGTGAAGCCTGCATGGGTCTTGGATTCTGTTGCAGCTAATAAGCTGTTAAGCT GGGTTCCATACCAACTTGACCAGGTAGCTAGTGAAGCGAATAACCAACCCAAGTTGTCAGCTTTTCTAGGTTTGAGAAACAAGTTGGTATCGGGTGACTCTGTAGATACTAATATATCCAAAGTAAGTGAATCAGCAGAAGATGTGAAGCAACCTAATCAAGAATCTGAATATTTTGTGCGTGATAGCTGTGATGAAGCAGAAGTTGAGGACCCAACTTGCAGTAATAATTGCGAAAAGGAATCTGCTGAAATAAACGAGGTCATAGCAGATACTTCTGCTGTAGAAATGCATTCCAAGTGTAGTCTTTGTCAACCTTCTGCATCTGAAGGCAGCCGATGTTCggatattcaaaatattaaggAATCGTTATCAATGGTTCCGGTTTCTTCTAACAAGGGCCATTCAGCTTCAATGGACCCGAATTTTGTTGAGACTTACTTCAAG AACTCTAGACTGCATTTCATAGGCACTTGGAGGAATCGGTATCGGAAACGCTTTCCCACCTCATCTGATAGGTTAAGGCCTTCGAGCTCGATTAGTGCTTCATCTACATGTCAGAGAAATACCATTATTCACGTCGACATG GATTGTTTTTTTGTGTCGGTTGTAATCAGAAAACGCCCTGAATTGTGGGATAAACCAGTTGCTGTTTGCCATTCTGATAATCCTCGTGGTACTTCTGAAATTTCGTCAGCAAATTACCCTGCTCGAGATCATG GAGTAAGAGCGGGAATCTTTGTTAGAGATGCCAAAGCACTTTGTCCTCAACTTCTTATTATTCCTTATGACTTTAATGCTTATGAGGAG GTGGCTGATCAGTTTTATAGCATATTACATAAGCGCTGCAACAAGGTGCAGGCTATGAGTTGTGATGAAGCAATTTTAGATATTACAGAGATGGAGGTGGATGATCCTGAACTCTTAGCTTCACAGATACGGAAGGAGATACTTGATACCACAGGATGCACCGCAAGTGCTGGAATATCTGACAATATGCTTATGGCCCGACTAGCTACTAGAAGTGCCAAACCAGACGGTCAGTGCTACCTTCCTCATGAGAAG GTGAATGATTTTTTAAAGCAACTCCCGATTAAGGCACTCCCAGGTATTGGCCGTGCTTTAGAGGAGAAATTGAAAGGGAAACATGTTAAAACTTGTGAAGAGTTACGCATGATATCAAAG GAATCTCTTCAGAAGAATTTTGGTAAGAAAACTGGTGATATGTTATGGAATTATTGTAGGGGGATAGATAACCGTCTTGTTGGCATGATTCAG GAAACCAAGTCTGTAGGTGCTGATGTAAATTGGGGAGTAAGGTTCAAAGACATCAAAGAT AGCCAGGTGTTGCTTTCGAGTCTATGCAAGGAGGTCTCTTTGCGTCTACATGGATGTGGTGTACGAGGACGGACAATCACACTTAAG GTTAAAAAGAGAAAGACTGATGAAGAACCAGTGAAGTACATGGGCTGTGGGGACTGTGACAATCTCAGTCATTCATTGACG GTTCCGATGGCTACCGATGATGTGGATGTTCTTCAGAGGATAACTAAACAGCTTTTCAGTCATTTTAATGTCG ATGTTCAAGAGATACGAGGAGTTGGCCTGCATGTCACAAAACTTGAAAACTCAGATATGAATAAGCAAG GGAATGAGATGGGCTCTATACGCTCTTGGCTTGTATCTGCTTCAGCTATAGAGAAAGGAAATGAAG ATACAATGGAGCAGGCTGCTCAACACCTTCATCAGTCAAGAAGCAATTCATCTATGGGTGCTGATATGTCCAATCCGGAATCCAATCGCGGTGTTGATATGCCACCCTTGAGCGATCTTGATTCAGAAGTTCTTGAGAGTCTTCCTCCTGATATTCTTTCAGAAATGAATGATTTGTATGGTGGGAAATTAAAAAGCTTCATGTCAAAGCTCAAGTCTGAAAGTATTGGCGTCGGTACTTCATCTCTTATTCCTGAAAATGCTGAAG GGGTTAGAGCACATCCTGAACCAGGAATGCTGGACAATGACGGTGCCGCTCCAACTTCACAATATGTCGGTGTGATGCCATCGTCTTTGAGTGAAGTAGATGCATCAGTGTTACAACAACTCCCTGAAGAAATAAGGGATGACATACTTGACCACCTTCCTGCACATAGGAACCAAGAAGCTCCTCAGGGGTTGGACCATCTTCCAGTTCAGTCTGAACTAATGGATGTCAGTTCAAGCAACCAGCTTTGGGCTGGAAACCCACCACAGTGGGTGGAGAAGTTCAAATCCAGTGATTCTCAAATATTGAGATATTTTTCAGATATATATAACGGGTTAGGGTCAATCCGTGATTTATCTTCAGTGTTGCTAAGAAGCGTTTCCACAATGGTGATATGTAATGGTGGAAGTACCTTAGACTGTGATGATACCATTGGTTGCTTGTGTGAGCTTCTGAAGCAATACATACAACTGAAAGTAGAATCtgaccttgaagagatacacaAGTGTTATCGTCTTTTAAAAAG GTTGAGTGCCAAGTCTAAACTTTTCTTACAAGTCTACAACACAAGCATGCCACACCTTCAG ATGACTGTCAGCGAGAAATATGGTGGAAACCTCCTCATCTAA